A part of Gossypium hirsutum isolate 1008001.06 chromosome A07, Gossypium_hirsutum_v2.1, whole genome shotgun sequence genomic DNA contains:
- the LOC107937986 gene encoding light-harvesting complex-like protein 3 isotype 1, chloroplastic — translation MASIAISASLQKACSSHHVAKKQHAQTKPAYSLGTKQAIDAVTIDVEGQKGFKIDEKDQPSPQINNSEGLEDKSANKLEIESSARKFSDERWKNGTWDLNMFVRNGRMDWDSVIVAEAKRRKYLEMYTETCSNQEPVQFRSSIVPWWAWFMRTYLPEAELLNGRAAMIGFFSAYVVDGLTGMDLIGQTGNFICKTALFMTVIGIVLLRKTRDFDNLRKLADEVTYYDKQWQASWKDETASSSDKTGNS, via the exons ATGGCTTCCATTGCCATATCTGCTTCCTTACAAAAAGCGTGCAGTTCACATCATGTTGCCAAGAAGCAACATGCACAAACCAAACCAGCTTATTCTCTAGGGACAAAGCAAGCTATCGATGCTGTCACCATTGATGTTGAAGGTCAGAAAGGCTTTAAAATCGACGAAAAAGATCAACCATCTCCACAAATTAATAACTCAGAGGGTCTTGAAGATAAGTCGGCGAACAAGTTAGAGATTGAATCCTCTGCTCGGAAGTTCAGTGACGAACGGTGGAAGAATGGGACATGGGATTTGAATATGTTTGTTAGAAATGGTAGGATGGATTGGGATAGTGTGATTGTTGCAG AAGCAAAGAGGAGAAAATACTTGGAGATGTACACAGAAACTTGTTCAAACCAAGAACCAGTCCAGTTTAGAAGCTCAATCGTACCCTGGTGGGCATGGTTCATGAGAACTTATCTTCCAGAGGCTGAATTGCTCAATG GTCGAGCTGCGATGATAGGGTTCTTCTCCGCATATGTCGTGGACGGTTTAACGGGGATGGATTTAATCGGCCAAACAGGCAACTTCATTTGCAAAACAGCATTGTTTATGACAGTGATTGGTATCGTTTTATTGAGGAAAACCCGAGATTTTGATAACCTGAGGAAGCTTGCTGATGAAGTTACTTACTACGATAAACAATGGCAAGCGTCCTGGAAAGATGAAACTGCAAGTTCTTCAGACAAAACTGGAAACTCTTAA
- the LOC107937987 gene encoding mediator of RNA polymerase II transcription subunit 31 codes for MASTKESDNTSDTPSSPKNVYKDPDDGRQRFLLELEFVQCLANPTYIHYLAQNRYFEDEAFIGYLKYLQYWQRPEYIKFIMYPHCLYFLELLQNANFRNAMAHPANKEVAHRQQFFFWKNYRNNRLKFILPKPPPEEVPTPAPPPPASAPPQQSLPASNIAMTTAPPAPASTHSPMPYGLPSGSALAKNDMRNTGIDRRKRKHERSLN; via the exons ATGGCTTCCACTAAAGAAAGTGATAACACTTCCGATACTCCTTCCTC GCCCAAAAACGTGTACAAGGATCCAGACGATGGGCGGCAACGATTCTTACTCGAATTGGAGTTCGTGCAGTGCCTTGCCAACCCTACTTATATCCACT ATTTGGCTCAAAACCGCTATTTTGAAGATGAGGCATTCATTGGATACTTGAAATATCTTCAATACTGGCAACGACCGgagtacataaaatttatcat GTATCCTCATTGTCTATATTTCCTTGAACTTCTTCAAAATGCAAATTTCCGAAATGCAATGGCACATCCTGCCAACAAG GAAGTGGCACACAGACAGCAATTTTTCTTCTGGAAGAACTACCGAAACAATCGGTTGAAATTCATTTTGCCTAAGCCTCCTCCCGAAGAAGTTCCTACACCTGCACCCCCGCCTCCTGCTAGTGCTCCACCTCAGCAGTCTTTGCCTGCTAGCAATATTGCTATGACTACTGCTCCTCCAGCTCCTGCTTCAACTCATTCTCCAATGCCTTATGGTCTTCCCTCTGGATCTGCTCTTGCAAAAAATGATATGAGGAATACTGGAATCGATCGAAGAAAAAGGAAGCAT GAAAGAAGCTTAAATTGA
- the LOC107938036 gene encoding polyadenylate-binding protein 1 isoform X1 gives MEQHEEQEHEVYGGEIPDEEGEMDADMSGGAEDYEGNEHDLEQDPNSNSKDLEDMKKRLKEIEDEAGALREMQAKVEKEMGAVQDSSGTSATQAEKEEVDSRSIYVGNVDYSCTPEEVQQHFQSCGTVNRVTILTDKFGQPKGFAYVEFVEIDAVQNALLLNETELHGRQLKVSAKRTNVPGMKQYRGRRPNPYFRSRRPFMPSPVFYPPYSYGRVPRFRRPTRYRPY, from the exons ATGGAGCAACATGAAGAGCAAGAGCACGAGGTGTACGGAGGGGAGATTCCTGATGAGGAAGGAGAGATGGACGCTGACATGTCTGGTGGAGCTGAAGATTACGAAGGCAACGAACATGATCTTGAGCAAGATCCTAATTCCAACTCCAAG gatTTGGAGGACATGAAAAAGAGACTTAAAGAGATCGAGGATGAGGCCGGAGCTTTACGTGAAATGCAAGCTAAAGTCGAGAAGGAAATGGGCGCTGTCCAAG ATTCCTCAGGTACTTCTGCAACTCAAGCTGAAAAGGAGGAAGTCGATTCGCGCTCGATATATGTTGGTAAT GTAGACtactcatgtacacccgaggaagtTCAGCAGCATTTCCAATCCTGTGGAACAGTTAACAGAGTGACAATTTTGACCGACAAGTTTGGTCAACCTAAAGGATTCGCCTACGTTGAATTTGTTGAAATTGACGCTGTTCAAAATGCTCTGTTGTTAAATGAAACAGAATTGCATGGTCGTCAGTTGAAG GTCTCTGCGAAGAGGACAAATGTTCCTGGAATGAAACAATATCGAGGAAGGCGACCCAACCCATATTTCCGCTCCCGAAGACCTTTTATGCCTAGTCCTGTTTTCTATCCTCCTTATAGCTATGG GAGGGTTCCAAGGTTCAGGCGGCCAACCAGATACAGGCCATATTAG
- the LOC107938036 gene encoding polyadenylate-binding protein 1 isoform X2, whose protein sequence is MRPELYVKCKLKSRRKWALSKIPQVLLQLKLKRRKSIRARYMLVDYSCTPEEVQQHFQSCGTVNRVTILTDKFGQPKGFAYVEFVEIDAVQNALLLNETELHGRQLKVSAKRTNVPGMKQYRGRRPNPYFRSRRPFMPSPVFYPPYSYGRVPRFRRPTRYRPY, encoded by the exons ATGAGGCCGGAGCTTTACGTGAAATGCAAGCTAAAGTCGAGAAGGAAATGGGCGCTGTCCAAG ATTCCTCAGGTACTTCTGCAACTCAAGCTGAAAAGGAGGAAGTCGATTCGCGCTCGATATATGTTG GTAGACtactcatgtacacccgaggaagtTCAGCAGCATTTCCAATCCTGTGGAACAGTTAACAGAGTGACAATTTTGACCGACAAGTTTGGTCAACCTAAAGGATTCGCCTACGTTGAATTTGTTGAAATTGACGCTGTTCAAAATGCTCTGTTGTTAAATGAAACAGAATTGCATGGTCGTCAGTTGAAG GTCTCTGCGAAGAGGACAAATGTTCCTGGAATGAAACAATATCGAGGAAGGCGACCCAACCCATATTTCCGCTCCCGAAGACCTTTTATGCCTAGTCCTGTTTTCTATCCTCCTTATAGCTATGG GAGGGTTCCAAGGTTCAGGCGGCCAACCAGATACAGGCCATATTAG